AGAGTAATTAATTTGTAAAGTAGCCCATAAATGAGTTGTAAGAATGTCATAGGGGCATTCCCATAATCCAATTTATCAAAAACCTGTTGAACAACTTGCTTTAAGGATAAACCTTTTTAATGGCAGTAGCCACACAGTCCACGTTACAACATGGCAGTGGCAAAAGACCTCTTACAGAATTGTCTATAAATGCAGGACGGCAGGAAAAAATATAGTAAAAGAAAAGTAAGAGCTCCACTTGTTATCTACTAGTTCCACAACATATGATTTCTTATAGACGACAGAATACAGATCATGGAAGTAAGCAGAGTAGAAATAGAATAAAGTTGGTAGTTTCTTTGAGTTTCTATTtcgcttttttcttttaagcaacAACAACTATGAAGGAAGGAAAATGGatgaaaatcttcaaaaaaaaagaaaaaaaaaaaaaattgaacttcACAAGTGTTAAAATTGGAGTAAATTTGATCAGTGATTTGGAACatgttaaaacttaaaatcacctGATTTAGAGGAAGCAAAATGTTTGTACCACCATCTGCTACAAGATTAACGTCAACCCAGTCTGTAGCATTTGAGACTGCTTCCATGGTTGCCAGCTTCATTGTTGATGAGAATAAGTGTATCTCTCCATTAAAAGCTATTATGTTAAAACTATCTTGAGGGTTGAGCTTGGAGAGTGAGGCCACTAGTGCATTCTTTGTATTCTCAAGAGGATCTCCCCTCATGCTCCCGCTTATATCAATAAGAAAAACAATGTCCTTTCTGAAAACCTATCAAAATCACTAAAATTAATGGAAAGAGAATTACCAggaggaatttgaaaatgtcTAAATTATTATTGTTGCCAATAGGTTTGGTAACTTAACTGCGCATAGAAAAACTCACATTATTAGCACACTTCTTCAAATGCCAAAATGACCATCACATAAGAATTTAGTTGAAAGTGAAAAACCAAGTAAATGCATTTCCCACAAATGCAAGGCATCAAATGAAAAACGTTAGACAAGAAGATACTGCGTTATGCTAACAAACCTTCCTACTCTGGATATTTACAGAAAAAAGATAGAGGCAAAACATCTCTCTCTGATCAAAATCCCGAGGAAATGGAGATTGCAAGAGCACACCCCCAAAAATGTCACTCGAATTAACCTGTAAAAACAGTAGTATATAAGACAGATCATTCTTGCATCTTTGAATGTTATGATATTATCATAACCATTAACACTGTTAAGTATTCAATCCTTCCTATAGCGATACATGCTGAGAAATATTCAGTCACAAAACAACCAATAGTTCTTACAGTATAAGAGAAAGTGAAGTCTGCATTTGACCATACTGGTACTTCAGCTTCATATAAGAAACTTACTTTACTAACTTCTCGTGTTAGTTcctgaaaattcaaaaaaaaaaaaaaaacaggttcTTTATGTGTATCTAGAAACTGAACAAAACATACAAAGAGTAGTTACCTTTAAAGGATGGCTGATACTTCTGCATAACAATTCTCTCCCAGTACCAGAGTTCACTTTGAGAAAAATCTTCTCTCTTTTAGAGATTTTCTTCCCAACGGGATTGACATATGCTGGAAAACTAAAAGGTACATTGAGGCAAAACTGGCCACCAAGATATATTAATTTCTGAGACCAACTCATCTTAATCGAGAGAGTGGTGCCTCCATCAACCTAaaggataaaaataattactaaaataaaagaattgaaaaataaataataattctttGGTTTGGAAACTGAAGAACGCACTGCATGCACTTGATAATATAACCTGTGGAACTTTTAAAGTGTATATCTGGCATTTGATGAAACGTCCATCTTCACATTTTGTCATTTTCTCAATGTCTTTTACATCTTCCATTCGAATCAACTGAGTACGATAAGATCTTCCATTAACATCAACCTCGACACCTAGAAGTGAACCCTGTTAGCCACATCAAGTTTTTTCTTGAGAACTTAATATGAGTAGCCCGAAAGACAAAAGGAAAAGACTGTCGGCAAGTAGCTCGAGTATTTTATAGCATGCCATCAACTGATCAACATATGATAATCCGAACAACTTCGGAACATACAGACGCTATGCATCATAAATAACAAAATGCAGAGCATTAAAATTACTTAACTACGCAAAACcttgagaagagaaaaaagtggATGCTTTTTCAAACAACGACTGGACAGGAAAAGTGCATGTGGATACCtaccgaaaaagaaagaaaactgcaTATTGTTCTTAACGGGCAACATTTAACAGGAATCACACACATAACtttaattaataatagtaataataataatagaacacaaattgaaaaaaaaaatgctaaaacataTTTAAGCAACGTTTTAATTAGACAAAACCACAAAAAAAGTCGTTAATTACCACCTGTTCTCCCATCGGCACAGCAATGCGACAATCGCACCTCCGGCTCGCCATCACGCAATGCACGCGCCACGTCCCGCTCACCGCCACGAACGCAGTGTCTAAGTAGCTCTCGATCTCCATCGCCACCGCATGCATTTGCAGAGGTATCAAAGCCGGAGGCACGCACCGGCCGTGCACGTAAGGTTGGTAGCTCGGAACGTCCGGGTTGTCCACCACCTCAGGCTCGGGTACCACCGCGTACACCGTCGGCGCAGATGGCAAGTACCCCTCCGCCGAGAACTTCGACATCGCTGGAACTACCACAGGAGCCGAAGAAGAAGCCGATTCCTTCCCGTAGTATATTCTCTGTGAGAGCTTCAGACCGTACTCCACGCAGGTCGAGAACTCCTTAGCCATTTGTTTCGCCTCAGAAACTTCCCGGCGAGGCCAACATTTATGTTGTCCAAATCATAAAATCTTTTATCATTCTATTTTTGAGCGCAATCCCTCTCAAATCACGTGCATCAATTGAAACAGTGATTGTTCAACCAGAATCTCGATAAACTGTTCTAACTGTACGTGTCCGAGACACAGTTCACTACAGAGTGTGATGTTAAAGACGTTGTGAGAGTGTTGAGTACGCAGCAGAGAGAACGATGCAGGAAGGACCCACCaaacaaacagaaaaaaaaGTTCACAACATCGttataaaaatacttaaatcattaaataaataaaaaatcagataACTCAGTTGAAGACAGAGCGATtcaactgtggagcatacaatataatataataacacaGAATCAGTGTTTCGGCACGTGGAGCATATCTGTAGGACGCGACGGAATATACATTTTCTCTCgccaataaatttaaaaaaaaaaattattttttgcagTTTagtattttattgaaataaaaataatttatatcattttcaaatagataaataatgTATAAGCCTGTGTTAAAAGTGGACTCAacctaaaataatataaaaaaataattcattattAGTGAGTGAGATACACATTTTTATAAAGGAATTGTACGAGTCGTCGAACTCTTTTACCATCCAAACACCCATCAAAGGCTTTTAAGCTTCATCAGGAAAGTACTTAAGGGAGGCTACACTGTTTGATGTAACCGCCCTAACCAATGGTAGAAATTCTGCAGTGGGCATCATGATGCCTACAAACTGGTGGCTGGGAAAGATAGAAAGTATTGTTTTGTCCATTTTGCCCCTAGTTAATTTGACGTAGATGGCTAAAGTGCAACTTGAAGAAATTATTTTCCCATTTGATGACAAATATGTCAGATGGATAGTTGTGTAACGATGcactaatttattttataattttttataaatatatttaaactcatttgaacattaaaatatatctaaacttattATAAGTGAATCTCACAAAATTCATTTAACTATCTTAACTCAATTTAACTTAACCTAATATCTAAATGCAGCAGCAGGTTTGAGATTTAGAATTTAAGGTTTAAGATttaggatttaaaatttaggGTTTAGGATTTTTGGTTTTTGAGTTTAGGGTGATAGGGTTTACAATTTGGGGTCTAGAGTTAGTGTTTTGGTTTTGGAGTTTTAGGTTTTAGGGTGTTTTTGGGTTTAGGTTTCGGCTTTGGGCTTTAGGTTTAAAGGGTTTTGGGGGTTTAAGGTTTTGAGTTTGGATTTTAGGGTTTACAGTTTggaatttagggttttgaaattaggatttagggtttgggattgaggtttgggtttattttgtttggggttttgggttagccaatagAAATGTTTTTAGGACCAGTGTTTTTTGTTATAAAGTTTATGCTAATTATTTTAGtgtttacatatattttaaacAAGAGCAATGTTAGGTACCTTAAACCCTAAATCCGGATCCCTAAAACCTAAAATCCCAaatcctaaaccctaaaccccacAAACCCTACTCTAAAACCCAAAACCCCAACACTAGGAACCTAAAGTTTATGCTAATTATTTTAGtgtttacatatattttaaacAAGAGCAATGTTAGGTACCTTAAACCCTAAATCTGGActcctaaaccctaaaccctaactcttaaaccctaaaccctaaactcCTAAACCTTAAACCCTCCTAACATCCTAATccttaaaccctaaaaccctaatgtctaaaccctaaaaccctaaattcTAACCCTAGCTATAGAACCTAAACCTTATAACCTTTAaacctaaaaccctaaaccctaaaatacAAAAGCCTAAACCCTAGAACCTTAAACCCGAAACCCCAAACACTATAGCCAAAAACCCATAGCCAAAAAATCCTTAACCCTAAACGGTAAAACCCTAAATCCCAAAACCTGAAACCCTAATATCCTAAAAGTTGAAATCCTAAACCCTATAAGCCTAAACTTTGCAACCCTAAACTGGAAACCCTAAAACCTAAACCCAAACACAATAAACACTAAACACTCAACTCTAAACTCTAAACTCTAAAACCACCCTACACCATAATTCCTAGAAGCACAAACACTCAACCCTAAAACCCTATATccttcttattaaaaaaaaaaaaaaaaaaaccctaaatcctTAAAACCATAAACCCTAAAACTAAAAGCCCTAAGCCCTAATCCCTAAAACTCTAAACCATCAActctaaaaccctaaaccaacAACTCTAAAACCCTAAATTCTAAACCCTAAAACACATCTCCTTTTTGTGTATCGAAGGACTTTCATTATCTTTTAGGAAACGAAAATCCTTCAATTAAAATGAGACGGgcctaattaattattttaagtcactgtaattattttttatggggTCTTTGGAGGATATTTGGATGGAAGAATGGCATCAACTCAAAGTCATCTAATCTTGGTTGTCAGACTTTACTAAATTTAGTCAAAGTAATCAAGCGACGGGTCCCACTATTCtctttttaactatttaactgttttatttacaaactttattttagtttttattcgtAAAAGGTAATATTAAAACGACCGTATAGATGTCTAGCATCGTAGGAATGTATGATAAGCCATAAGGTTCTTTGTAGGGATTTTTTCCGTTTTAAAATAGATACATTTTACACTCCTAAATTGCTTGGATTTTACAGTTTGCACcgtaaattattaaaattggtAAAATGTATTTTCAAACTATTAAGAATTGACATTGTGCACTATTTTTTAAGATTCGACTATTGATATTATGCTacattaactatttttttattcaacttaatGAATAGCAtgtcaatttatataattaaagggAAATGCTTATTGAACCGATGGTTTGAAACTTTGAccgattctttttattttttttaattttttttaccttagtaattaagaaaatgattattattaaatttatatattttctgtaaaaaaaaaaaattttaaaaactaaaactacaCTATATCGGTCGATCATCGGTTGGGACTATCGGTTGTAATAGCATTATCCATAATTTAATGGTACAACGTgtcaatttaataatttaagttgTTAAGTTTTCTATTATCAAGTTTCACCTTCACCTTTACTTTGAGAGTAGTTGACAAGAAGGTAAATAGATAtttttcacttgagaatttttttgagtttcaaatgagagagaaaaaaaaaaaaacacataaaatattgcttataatatttttgttgttcatataaatattttaaatagtattaaattaataataaatgttATAGAAACTACTTTTAAGTATAGATATCTTTTTGTCTTTTGAGACCCTCaagttataataatttgagaaagGCCATTGATTTGACAAAGATCTCATATTATCTTACAATGCTATTGGGCACAGTGTTATTACTTTTCAGTAATGCTAGTTGCAACATCCCATCATAACACTAACGACATTATTAATGTGagtatatttattaaaagttataagctaacttttaaatttaaatatttacaacCAATAGGCATCCCAttccaagatatatatatatatatatatatataaataattaagaaaataattattagcgTATTTGtatatactagtagttgggcaacgtccaagggacgttcattcagtgtatagaaatattatttttattaagaaaaaaattttgaataataatgtaatacttttagaaaaaaaatatataaattttaacatcaaatagtaagatagacttaaatcagttttaaagcatttagaatttataaaaaaaaaaaaaaaaaaaagaatcttgaaacaaacatgtgcagcacaggagataaactgttaacagtaaaggaacgtgcatagcacgttttcttaatttaataaagcgattatttttaaaaagtaacataatttttataaagaaataaaatactaaggtttttataagatattattatttgattttaatgtttcataatgaatttaaattgataaataaataatattttattaggataattgtattcataaatgtagttggtaaatatatttaaacttaattattttacatttctctttgtttatataaggaatgaataaaaattttaaatcacataaataaattgatatataaattataatttatataaaagatcatatatatataatagaatatagaatatatatttatataatttatatagatatatataatagaatatatatatatatatatatagatatctaatatacctcataaataaatgatcatcaatgcataggttacaggattatgcatgctgcatgaattttaataattatgaatttattcataagtgattggggagagagagattaaaaaattaagaacttttaagaagagagagtcactttaatttattcatgtaactaacggcgttaattttaacggtaaaacaacaaaaaccgttaaactaataaaattccgttagatagccattttatatatatatataaagatatatattttaaaaataagatgtttaaaagtaaaaaatacaattaaacTAGAGGGTACGCTTAACAGTACATACTGAAACTGCAGAATAGCaaagtttaataaattttaaactattttctaATTCGTATAAGtaagtttaaaacataattaatataaaagccATTGTTTTAAAATTGTAGTACGTGgctgattaattatattaatataattaatataagtaCTACAGTCGTTTCATTATGTCAATTGATTCCACCACTATAATAAGTCTACAATGGTGCGAGCTTAGGGGGgcatgattatttttatttttattttagcttaGGGGGGCATGATTAGTGTAAAGTTGGTGGCATTATTGGCATTCCCCTTTTTGAGACATCCATTGGATTAGCGGCCGATGCTAATAATCagtagtaaaatatataaatattatagaggtattccaaagaaaataaaatttattattaaaaaattaatttttttcatatatatatcttatttatttattaaataatgataCGATACTTACACTtatgactatatatatcattttattttttaaaaaaaagaaatattttaatcacaaagaaattacataaaagaTGTGACTTGATGCAGcatgtcatattataaaattacttttaatataaaatagatataataaattatataaaactacgtcaatttataaatttatatttatataatttatttatatctataataattttctaaaaacaaatgGGAGAGTGATAAAATCCTATTAATCGGGTACGATGTAGACCAGGGTGGTCCCATGGACGGGTCATCCGGTGGTGCGCTTCTAAAGGACATGGATTTGGATTTTGAGAAGACAAGGTTTGGACTTTGGAGGGTCACGAATTCGTCAAAAGTAGATGCACGGTCATGCACCACATACGTTCTAGCATTCTCCACTACATGGTTTGCTCCTTTTTCCCCCTGtcaagaaatgatatttgcattaGATAGGTTGGTGctgtacaattttttaaataaataaatataaaatttatataaagaaattaattttttaataattaatttcactatttttcaacttttaagtACTCGATTGTATTTAgtgctattatttttttaaaggagcCGCTCTCATAATGAAAAACGCATGCGCTACGAAATTTGACCGTTCGGCATTGATGTTCCACTacacataaaaattttgaaaaaatgagagaCCATGTTCGGTAGATTTTACGACGTTGATTGCATGTGTCAGCTACCTACACTTGAAACTTTCCCCTTTCACcggaaaatatt
This genomic interval from Carya illinoinensis cultivar Pawnee chromosome 2, C.illinoinensisPawnee_v1, whole genome shotgun sequence contains the following:
- the LOC122300903 gene encoding uncharacterized protein LOC122300903 isoform X1; this translates as MAKEFSTCVEYGLKLSQRIYYGKESASSSAPVVVPAMSKFSAEGYLPSAPTVYAVVPEPEVVDNPDVPSYQPYVHGRCVPPALIPLQMHAVAMEIESYLDTAFVAVSGTWRVHCVMASRRCDCRIAVPMGEQVGSLLGVEVDVNGRSYRTQLIRMEDVKDIEKMTKCEDGRFIKCQIYTLKVPQVDGGTTLSIKMSWSQKLIYLGGQFCLNVPFSFPAYVNPVGKKISKREKIFLKVNSGTGRELLCRSISHPLKELTREVSKVSFLYEAEVPVWSNADFTFSYTVNSSDIFGGVLLQSPFPRDFDQREMFCLYLFSVNIQSRKVFRKDIVFLIDISGSMRGDPLENTKNALVASLSKLNPQDSFNIIAFNGEIHLFSSTMKLATMEAVSNATDWVDVNLVADGGTNILLPLNQAMKLLAETTDSIPLIFLITDGAVEDERKICNIMKGYLKSGDSICPRICTLGIGSYCNHYFLQMLAHIGMGHYDAAYDADTIYFLMQRLITSASSVILANVKMDTLEHVDSLELFPSHFLDLSSGSPLILSGRYNGNFPESVKISGTLADMSNFVIDLKVQRAKDMPLDRMFARRHIDILTARAWLSENKELEEKVAKMSVQSGVPCEYTCMVFVQDDAGKKAPELLWTQEANSKLKQQKQVEVEGLKIMILGKLGVGFGNLAATAGNIVPGTEEASSFDPAQLLMKTASNCCGQLLDRCCCMCFIKTCSYMNDRCAIVFTQLCAALACFECLDCCCELCECL
- the LOC122300903 gene encoding uncharacterized protein LOC122300903 isoform X4; translated protein: MAKEFSTCVEYGLKLSQRIYYGKESASSSAPVVVPAMSKFSAEGYLPSAPTVYAVVPEPEVVDNPDVPSYQPYVHGRCVPPALIPLQMHAVAMEIESYLDTAFVAVSGTWRVHCVMASRRCDCRIAVPMGEQVGSLLGVEVDVNGRSYRTQLIRMEDVKDIEKMTKCEDGRFIKCQIYTLKVPQVDGGTTLSIKMSWSQKLIYLGGQFCLNVPFSFPAYVNPVGKKISKREKIFLKVNSGTGRELLCRSISHPLKELTREVSKVSFLYEAEVPVWSNADFTFSYTVNSSDIFGGVLLQSPFPRDFDQREMFCLYLFSVNIQSRKVFRKDIVFLIDISGSMRGDPLENTKNALVASLSKLNPQDSFNIIAFNGEIHLFSSTMKLATMEAVSNATDWVDVNLVADGGTNILLPLNQAMKLLAETTDSIPLIFLITDGAVEDERKICNIMKGYLKSGDSICPRICTLGIGSYCNHYFLQMLAHIGMGHYDAAYDADTIYFLMQRLITSASSVILANVKMDTLEHVDSLEMFARRHIDILTARAWLSENKELEEKVAKMSVQSGVPCEYTCMVFVQDDAGKKAPELLWTQEANSKLKQQKQVEVEGLKIMILGKLGVGFGNLAATAGNIVPGTEEASSFDPAQLLMKTASNCCGQLLDRCCCMCFIKTCSYMNDRCAIVFTQLCAALACFECLDCCCELCECL
- the LOC122300903 gene encoding uncharacterized protein LOC122300903 isoform X2 yields the protein MAKEFSTCVEYGLKLSQRIYYGKESASSSAPVVVPAMSKFSAEGYLPSAPTVYAVVPEPEVVDNPDVPSYQPYVHGRCVPPALIPLQMHAVAMEIESYLDTAFVAVSGTWRVHCVMASRRCDCRIAVPMGEQGSLLGVEVDVNGRSYRTQLIRMEDVKDIEKMTKCEDGRFIKCQIYTLKVPQVDGGTTLSIKMSWSQKLIYLGGQFCLNVPFSFPAYVNPVGKKISKREKIFLKVNSGTGRELLCRSISHPLKELTREVSKVSFLYEAEVPVWSNADFTFSYTVNSSDIFGGVLLQSPFPRDFDQREMFCLYLFSVNIQSRKVFRKDIVFLIDISGSMRGDPLENTKNALVASLSKLNPQDSFNIIAFNGEIHLFSSTMKLATMEAVSNATDWVDVNLVADGGTNILLPLNQAMKLLAETTDSIPLIFLITDGAVEDERKICNIMKGYLKSGDSICPRICTLGIGSYCNHYFLQMLAHIGMGHYDAAYDADTIYFLMQRLITSASSVILANVKMDTLEHVDSLELFPSHFLDLSSGSPLILSGRYNGNFPESVKISGTLADMSNFVIDLKVQRAKDMPLDRMFARRHIDILTARAWLSENKELEEKVAKMSVQSGVPCEYTCMVFVQDDAGKKAPELLWTQEANSKLKQQKQVEVEGLKIMILGKLGVGFGNLAATAGNIVPGTEEASSFDPAQLLMKTASNCCGQLLDRCCCMCFIKTCSYMNDRCAIVFTQLCAALACFECLDCCCELCECL
- the LOC122300903 gene encoding uncharacterized protein LOC122300903 isoform X3 yields the protein MAKEFSTCVEYGLKLSQRIYYGKESASSSAPVVVPAMSKFSAEGYLPSAPTVYAVVPEPEVVDNPDVPSYQPYVHGRCVPPALIPLQMHAVAMEIESYLDTAFVAVSGTWRVHCVMASRRCDCRIAVPMGEQVGSLLGVEVDVNGRSYRTQLIRMEDVKDIEKMTKCEDGRFIKCQIYTLKVPQVDGGTTLSIKMSWSQKLIYLGGQFCLNVPFSFPAYVNPVGKKISKREKIFLKVNSGTGRELLCRSISHPLKELTREVSKVSFLYEAEVPVWSNADFTFSYTVNSSDIFGGVLLQSPFPRDFDQREMFCLYLFSVNIQSRKVFRKDIVFLIDISGSMRGDPLENTKNALVASLSKLNPQDSFNIIAFNGEIHLFSSTMKLATMEAVSNATDWVDVNLVADGGTNILLPLNQAMKLLAETTDSIPLIFLITDGAVEDERKICNIMKGYLKSGDSICPRICTLGIAHIGMGHYDAAYDADTIYFLMQRLITSASSVILANVKMDTLEHVDSLELFPSHFLDLSSGSPLILSGRYNGNFPESVKISGTLADMSNFVIDLKVQRAKDMPLDRMFARRHIDILTARAWLSENKELEEKVAKMSVQSGVPCEYTCMVFVQDDAGKKAPELLWTQEANSKLKQQKQVEVEGLKIMILGKLGVGFGNLAATAGNIVPGTEEASSFDPAQLLMKTASNCCGQLLDRCCCMCFIKTCSYMNDRCAIVFTQLCAALACFECLDCCCELCECL